The Lentisphaerota bacterium region TGTGGGGCTGTCGTCCTTTCTGGATATCGGCGGTGGACGGCTGGCCTTGCTGCTGTTTGCGATCGCGGTGACCCTGCTGACCTTGCCCAAGGCGCTGGCGGTGCTGCTGGTGCTTCGCGACCGAAAGCGGCGGCGGGAGTTCGGCGGCGGTGTGCGCGTGGTGATCGGCTGCGTGTTGGAGCATGCGCTCTCGGTGTTGCTGGCACCCGTGCAGATGATCTTTCACTCCCGTTTTGTGGCTGGGATCCTGATGGGGCGGGATGTGCCGTGGAATCCGCAGCAACGGGACGCGGCTGGCGGCGTGGACTGGGAGGGCATCATTAAGGCCTACGCGCCGCATACGGTGATCGGCGCCGTCTGGGCCGTTCTCGCGTGGCGGCTCAGCCCGACCCTCTTCTGGTGGCTCAGCCCGGTGACGTTCGGATTGATGGTGTGCATCCCTTTGTGTGTGGTCCTCAGCATGCCTGGCTTGGGCCGGCGGCTGCGGGCGCTCTCGCTCTTTGTCATCCCGGAAGAGACGAATCCGCCGTCGATGGTTTCGCATCTGGAGAAAAACCTGGAGAGCATCCATCATCGGTTGACGCCGTCGCCCTGGCTGGGCGAACAGTACGGAATCACTCAGGTCGTGATCGATCCTTATATCAATGCCGCGCACTGCTCCCTGTTGCGCGACAAGAACGCGCCGGGCGAGGCCGCGCACAAGCACCTGCTGGATCTAGCGGACACGCTGCTGGCGAAGGGGCCAGCGGCGCTGAATCGCAAGGAGCAAATGGTCCTGCTGAGAAACGCGCAGACCGTGACCGATCTACACGAGCGCGTCTGGTGTCTTCCAGAAGCAAAGCTGTCGCACTGGTGGCGCATGGCCATGCGCGACTACAACACCCTCCAAGATCGCCCGTTGACGGCCCTCTATCGGTGAGTCGACTCGGGCTCGCAACAGGGCCTGTGCGCCATTTCGTAGGTATGAGACAAGAAAGTGAGCCTTTCCGCGTATCCAGCCCCGTTATTTCGGGCAATATGGACTATATAAAATATTGCGCCGCAACTGTCTACAACAATCCTCAGAAAACGGGGGGGGTAGACAAGAGCGTGATTCCCTGCTACACTTCTCCCGGTCGTTTTGTGCGCGGTATGGTGCTGTGCAGAAAACGACGGGGCGTAGGCTGGTGCGTCATGCTTGCCCATGCTGGGCGGCGAGACGTTTCACTTTACAAAACGCCCCGCGACGCAAGCCGTCAGGCGCCGCGTTGCGGGGGGGGGGTTGCAAGAGCCTCAATCTAGCGACCAACACGAACCCTCGCCAAGCGAGGTTACCCTGGGAGGGGCCAAATGATCCGAAAGTTTCTGTGTGCGTCGATGCTTCTGATCGCGATGGGAACAACCGCGACGATGTTCGCCGCTGAACCCCTGAAGATCGCCGTGAGACAGGGCTCAGAATGGAAAGAACTCGACACCTGGACCGTGGCGCACGCGGCTGGTTTTCAGCCGCGCACGGAACCGGCGAAACTGAGCGTCTATGGCGGCGATCCGTCCCGCAAAGTCGAGGCTACGGGCTTTTTCCGCACTCAGAAGATCGGTGAGCGTTGGTGGCTGGTGGATCCTGAAGGCAATCTCTTCATAACAGTCGCGCTGGGTTGTGTCTATCCAGCCCACAACACCCCCAAGTCCGAGGCAGCCTTTGAAGCCAAATTCGGCAGCGACGAGAAATGGGCTGAACAGACGGTGGCGTTGATGTTGGAAAACGGTTTCAACGGCAGCGGCGCGTGGTCTAAAAACGCTTTGCTAGCCAAGGTGCCCAAGCGCATAGCCTACTGCCCGATTTGGGACTTCAAAAAGTCTTACAAAGGCGGGAAACGCCCCTTCCTCTTTGACCCCGAGTTTGAAACCTTTGCGATGGAACACGCCAAACAGTTGGCCGCCACGAAGGACGACCCGTGGCTGCTGGGGCACTTCTCCGATAACGAACTCGAGTTCTCCAAGAAGAACAGCAGGGTCCTCGAAGAATGTCTCGGCCAGCCCAAGGAGGACTACCGCTATGAGGCGGCGTGGAAGTGGCTGCAGGCGCGCAAGGGTGAGCAGGCCGATCCGAATGCAATTGCCCGCGAGGACCAGGAGGCGTTCGCTGCATTTGCGGATGAGTGGTACTTCGCCGTCGTCTCGAAGGCCATCAAGACGCACGATCCGAACCACCTGTATTTGGGCTGCCGGTTTTTCTCGGATAATCAGGGGAGCGCAAACCTCTTCCGCGCCGCCGGCAAATACGCAGATGTCGTTTCGCTAAATCTGTACGGGACGTGGACTCCGGACGATAAGAAAATGGCGAACTGGGCAGGGTGGTCTGGCAAGCCGTATATAATCAGCGAATTCTACGCCCGGGGCGAAGATTCAGGGCTGCCTAACACGA contains the following coding sequences:
- a CDS encoding agarase codes for the protein MIRKFLCASMLLIAMGTTATMFAAEPLKIAVRQGSEWKELDTWTVAHAAGFQPRTEPAKLSVYGGDPSRKVEATGFFRTQKIGERWWLVDPEGNLFITVALGCVYPAHNTPKSEAAFEAKFGSDEKWAEQTVALMLENGFNGSGAWSKNALLAKVPKRIAYCPIWDFKKSYKGGKRPFLFDPEFETFAMEHAKQLAATKDDPWLLGHFSDNELEFSKKNSRVLEECLGQPKEDYRYEAAWKWLQARKGEQADPNAIAREDQEAFAAFADEWYFAVVSKAIKTHDPNHLYLGCRFFSDNQGSANLFRAAGKYADVVSLNLYGTWTPDDKKMANWAGWSGKPYIISEFYARGEDSGLPNTTGAGWTVKTQKDRGLYYQNLCLGLLESKGCVGFHNFRYQDNDPDDKKVDPSNRTSNKGIVTAYFDEYPEYLKPIKELNLNVYDLIDWMDKGGRVHP